The proteins below come from a single Burkholderia sp. PAMC 26561 genomic window:
- a CDS encoding DUF4148 domain-containing protein: protein MNKFLISALVLSSALAAPALAFAQSNAPVTRAQVKAELVQLEKAGYSPGGENVNYPQDIQAAEQKVWSQQGAAAMSYGSSTGSMSASGARADHAPDQATQPIYFGH, encoded by the coding sequence ATGAACAAATTCCTTATCTCCGCATTGGTTCTTTCATCGGCATTGGCTGCACCGGCTCTCGCGTTTGCCCAGAGCAACGCTCCAGTGACGCGCGCACAGGTCAAGGCCGAACTCGTTCAGCTCGAAAAGGCCGGCTACAGCCCCGGCGGCGAAAACGTCAATTACCCGCAGGATATCCAGGCCGCCGAACAGAAAGTCTGGTCGCAACAAGGCGCGGCGGCAATGTCGTATGGATCGTCCACCGGCAGCATGTCGGCATCGGGCGCACGCGCTGACCATGCGCCGGATCAAGCAACGCAACCGATCTACTTCGGCCATTGA
- a CDS encoding DUF4148 domain-containing protein, whose protein sequence is MKALAIALVAIATIASANAFAQTKTRAELYQELIQAQKDGRDFVTDTSYPDVNPIFAHQLEQQKTRLAQEQSNTTVASTPPANASEAN, encoded by the coding sequence ATGAAAGCCCTCGCCATCGCCCTCGTAGCTATCGCGACAATCGCTTCAGCCAATGCATTTGCGCAAACCAAGACCCGCGCCGAGCTCTATCAGGAACTGATCCAGGCACAGAAAGACGGCCGCGACTTCGTGACGGATACCTCGTACCCCGATGTCAATCCGATCTTCGCGCACCAGCTAGAACAACAGAAGACGCGTCTTGCTCAAGAGCAATCGAACACCACAGTGGCAAGCACGCCCCCGGCAAACGCAAGCGAAGCAAACTGA